Proteins from a genomic interval of Chanos chanos chromosome 3, fChaCha1.1, whole genome shotgun sequence:
- the hnrpkl gene encoding heterogeneous nuclear ribonucleoprotein K, like, producing METEIKQEEEETTFSNTDTNGKRPAEDMDEEQAFKRSRNTDEMVELRVLLQSKNAGAVIGKGGKNIKALRTDYNASVSVPDSSGPERILSVSADIETIGEILLKIIPTLEEYQHYNGIDFDCELRLLIHQSLAGGIIGVKGAKIKELRENTQTTIKLFQECCPHSTDRVVLVGGKPERVVECIKVILELISEAPIKGRAQPYDPNFYDETYDYGGFTMMFEERGRRPMGGFPMRGRGGFDRMPPGRAGRPMPPSRRDYDDMSPRRGPPPPPPGRGGRGGSRARNLPLPPPPPPRGGGDRFSHQSYHGNIDDRPNDRRGRPGDRYDSMSGGGYDNNSSWEPFQSGGRGSYSDIGGPVITTQVTIPKDLAGSIIGKGGQRIKQIRHESGASIKIDEPLEGSEDRIITITGTQDQIQNAQYLLQNSVKQYSGRFF from the exons ATGGAGACAGAAATcaaacaggaggaggaagagactaCGTTCAGCAACACAGACACTAACG GCAAGCGCCCAGCTGAGGACATGGATGAGGAGCAGGCTTTCAAGCGCTCCCGCAACACAGATGAGATGGTGGAGCTGCGTGTGTTGCTCCAGAGCAAA AATGCAGGTGCTGTGATTGGAAAGGGCGGCAAGAACATCAAAGCCCTACGTACAGAC TACAATGCCAGTGTATCAGTCCCAGACAGCAGTGGCCCAGAGCG TATCCTGAGTGTAAGTGCAGATATTGAAACAATTGGAGAGATCCTTTTGAAGATCATCCCCACACTCGAAGAG TACCAGCATTACAATGGAATCGACTTTGATTGTGAGCTCCGCCTCCTCATTCATCAGAGTTTAGCTGGAGGGATCATAGGGGTGAAAGGTGCCAAGATTAAAGAGCTGAGAGAG aacacacagaccaccaTCAAGCTCTTCCAGGAGTGCTGCCCTCATTCAACAGACCGTGTTGTGTTGGTGGGCGGAAAACCTGAACGAGTTGTGGAGTGCATTAAGGTTATCCTTGAACTCATCTCTGAG GCTCCCATTAAAGGACGTGCCCAACCATACGACCCAAACTTCTATGATGAGACATATGACTATGGTGGCTTCACTATGATGTTTGAAGAACGGGGCCGCAGGCCAATGGGTGGTTTTCCTATGCGTGGGCGTGGCGGCTTTGATCGTATGCCCCCAGGTCGTGCAGGGCGCCCAATGCCCCCCTCTAGACGAGACTATGATGACATGAGCCCCAGGCGTGgaccacctccacccccacctgGCAGAGGAGGACGTGGAGGTAGCAGGGCACGAAATCTGCCGCTGCCCCCACCACCGCCTCCTAGAGGAGG AGGTGACCGGTTTTCCCACCAGAGCTATCATGGCAATATAGACGACAGACCAAA CGATAGAAGAGGAAGACCAGGAGACCGGTATGACAGCATG AGTGGAGGTGGCTATG ACAATAATTCCTCTTGGGAGCCCTTCCAGTCTG GCGGAAGAGGATCATATAGTGATATTGGTGGTCCGGTCATTACGACTCAAGTGACCATCCCCAAAGAT TTGGCAGGCTCCATCATCGGCAAGGGTGGGCAGCGCATCAAGCAGATCCGTCACGAGTCAGGAGCATCCATTAAAATTGATGAGCCACTGGAGGGCTCTGAAGACCGCATTATAACCATCACAGGAACACAGGACCAGATTCAGAATGCCCAGTACCTGCTGCAGAACAG CGTGAAGCAGTACTCTGGTAGGTTCTTCTAG